A genomic segment from Canis aureus isolate CA01 chromosome 4, VMU_Caureus_v.1.0, whole genome shotgun sequence encodes:
- the DYDC2 gene encoding LOW QUALITY PROTEIN: DPY30 domain-containing protein 2 (The sequence of the model RefSeq protein was modified relative to this genomic sequence to represent the inferred CDS: substituted 3 bases at 3 genomic stop codons) — MCGSTRMETEYLKKCFGNCLSRALADVAKVRPSDPIEYLAHWLYHYRKIAKVKEEESQAKILLQEEYGNSLKETEMTEMLKQEECQIQQKSEKSHKPLISVASSTKKTAFIXENTKPLEKDATKQDSLPGTSSMIPGMPQXIPPRESSGQTDCNVKTLQEINYXAFQHEIAPQMYPGSKFLS, encoded by the exons ATGTGTGG GTCCACAAGAATGGAAACAGAGTACCTGAAGAAGTGCTTTGGAAATTGCCTGAGCCGGGCGCTGGCGGATGTGGCGAAGGTTCGGCCCAGTGACCCTATAGAGTACCTGGCTCACTGGCTTTATCATTACAGGAAAATAGCTAAAGTAAAAGAGGAG gaGAGCCAAGCGAAGATCCTGCTGCAGGAAGAATATGGTAATAGcctcaaagaaacagaaatgacagAAATGCTGAAGCAAGAGGAGTGTCAGATTCAACAGAAGAGTGAGAAGTCTCACAAG ccaCTGATATCTGTAGCTAGTTCCACAAAGAAGACCGCATTCATATAAGAGAACACAAAACCCCTTGAGAAGGATGCCACGAAACAGGACTCTCTGCCAGGTACTTCCAGTATGATTCCAGGAATGCCTCAATAGATTCCTCCTCGAGAGTCATCTGGCCAGACTGACTGTAATGTCAaaactctgcaagaaataaatTACTAGGCTTTTCAGCATGAAATTGCTCCCCAAATGTATCCTGGCtccaaatttctttcttaa